In Sphaeramia orbicularis chromosome 12, fSphaOr1.1, whole genome shotgun sequence, the following proteins share a genomic window:
- the tmem203 gene encoding transmembrane protein 203 — protein MLFSLRELVQWLGFATFELFLHLLALLVFSMLVALRADMFTPSLNWWLVFVPLFAADGLSTYFTAIVSIRLYQENEKRLAVLRLLWVLTVLSLKLVCEVLLCQKLAEQEQARDLWFGLIVSPLFILLQLLMIRACRVN, from the coding sequence ATGCTGTTCTCTCTGAGGGAGCTGGTGCAGTGGCTGGGCTTCGCCACCTTCgaactcttcctccacctcctggcCCTGCTGGTCTTCAGCATGCTGGTGGCGCTACGAGCCGACATGTTCACGCCGTCGTTAAACTGGTGGCTGGTGTTCGTGCCGCTGTTTGCCGCGGACGGCCTCAGCACCTACTTTACGGCCATCGTCTCCATCCGCCTTTACCAGGAGAACGAGAAGCGCCTGGCGGTGCTGAGGCTCCTGTGGGTGCTGACGGTGCTCAGCCTGAAGCTGGTGTGCGAGGTGCTGCTGTGCCAGAAACTGGCCGAGCAGGAACAAGCCAGAGACCTGTGGTTCGGCCTCATTGTGTCGCCGCTGTTCATCCTGCTGCAGCTGCTGATGATACGAGCGTGTCGGGTCAACTGA